A region of Streptomyces halobius DNA encodes the following proteins:
- a CDS encoding Clp protease N-terminal domain-containing protein translates to MQNGTAYTGGGSAQDDLDGRLTVELASVVSAARRRATRDGDRQVDTAHLLHGLLESDPAVRDTFDGAPQIARLLGYLVQRSIGYGLQWHGTVEDSGAVPLVTEGGVPGWSPAAAAALDGALDRAHARYATRAGCLDLLAALVDDPESRAVEVLRRASVDPAVLSARLDGKASGQE, encoded by the coding sequence GTGCAAAACGGTACTGCGTACACCGGCGGAGGCTCCGCCCAGGACGACCTCGACGGACGGCTCACCGTGGAGCTCGCGTCAGTCGTCTCCGCCGCCCGCAGGCGGGCCACCCGCGACGGCGACCGACAGGTGGACACCGCGCATCTGCTGCACGGCCTCCTGGAATCGGACCCCGCGGTACGCGACACCTTCGACGGCGCGCCGCAGATCGCCCGGCTGCTCGGCTATCTCGTCCAGCGCAGCATCGGCTACGGACTCCAGTGGCACGGCACCGTCGAGGACTCCGGCGCCGTCCCCCTGGTCACCGAGGGCGGCGTGCCCGGCTGGTCGCCCGCCGCGGCCGCCGCCCTGGACGGCGCACTCGACCGCGCCCACGCCCGTTACGCGACCCGCGCGGGCTGTCTCGACCTGCTTGCCGCCCTGGTGGACGATCCCGAGTCCCGGGCCGTCGAAGTACTGCGCCGCGCCTCCGTCGATCCCGCCGTGCTCTCCGCGCGCCTCGACGGGAAGGCCTCCGGCCAGGAATGA